DNA from Victivallis lenta:
CGAAGCGTACCACAGTGCTGTTTCCGAAAACAATTGAGCTGCTGCAGGAGTTCGGCGAGAACCTGCGCTTGGCGCGTTTGCGCCGCAATATCACCTCTGCGCTTCAGGCGGAACGGGCCGGAATCAGCCGGGCTACGCTGTCGCAGATAGAGAAAGGCTCGCCCTCCGTTTCGCTTGGCAGCTATGTGCAGGTGCTGGTTTCACTCGGATTGGAACACGATCTGCTGAAGGTTGCGGCCGACGATGAGCTTGGCCGCAAGTTGCAGGATGCCGGACTATCCGTCCGCAAGCGTGTCACGTCCAAAAGGAACAAGTGAAGATGGAACGAAAAACCGTTTATGTTTACAGTGACTGGCATGCCGATGCGACTCCTCAACTGATGGGTGAATTGCAAATTCAGATTGTCCGAAGGAAAGAGATTTTTGCGTTTGAGTTCAATCCGGCCTGGTTGAAGTCGAATGACACGCGCATCCTCGATCCTGATCTTCAACTGTTCGCCGGTCCGCAATACGCTGCCGGTGACAAGAACAATTTCGGCCTGTTTCTCGACTCGTCCCCGGACCGCTGGGGGCGGCAATTGATGCGGCGGCGGGAGGCGATCCGGGCACGCAATGAAGAGCGTTCACCGTCGCCATTGCAGGAGTCCGATTATCTGCTGGGCGTTTACGATGAAACCCGCATGGGAGCGATCCGCTTCAAGGTATCACCCGATGGAGAGTTTGTCAACAATGACCGGGCGATGGCGGCTCCGCCCTGGACCAGTCTGCGCGAACTGGAAGCCGCCAGCCGTAATTATGAGGATGAATCGCAATCCGACAACGAACATGAGAGATGGCTGTCGATGCTGCTTGCTCCCGGCTCTTCATTGGGAGGCGCACGTCCGAAGGCGAATGTACTCGATCCGGAAGGCAATCTCTGGATTGCCAAGTTTCCGAGCAAGGCGGATTCCGCCGACACGGGAGCCTGGGAAATGGTCGCACACCAACTGGCAAGGCAAGTCGGCCTCCGCC
Protein-coding regions in this window:
- a CDS encoding type II toxin-antitoxin system HipA family toxin yields the protein MERKTVYVYSDWHADATPQLMGELQIQIVRRKEIFAFEFNPAWLKSNDTRILDPDLQLFAGPQYAAGDKNNFGLFLDSSPDRWGRQLMRRREAIRARNEERSPSPLQESDYLLGVYDETRMGAIRFKVSPDGEFVNNDRAMAAPPWTSLRELEAASRNYEDESQSDNEHERWLSMLLAPGSSLGGARPKANVLDPEGNLWIAKFPSKADSADTGAWEMVAHQLARQVGLRLPECRLEKFSRNGSTFLTRRFDRNGNRRIHFASAMTLLGKTDGADYQDGTSYLDIAKFIMQYGAQPEADLRELWKRIVFSIGVKNTDDHLRNHGFLLTPQGWILSPAYDINPNPNGTGLALNISENDNALDFDLAREVAPLFRTDTDTADSFIKQTEESILNWRKIADRCALSRSAQDDMASAFD
- a CDS encoding helix-turn-helix domain-containing protein; the protein is MAKRTTVLFPKTIELLQEFGENLRLARLRRNITSALQAERAGISRATLSQIEKGSPSVSLGSYVQVLVSLGLEHDLLKVAADDELGRKLQDAGLSVRKRVTSKRNK